From the Musa acuminata AAA Group cultivar baxijiao chromosome BXJ1-2, Cavendish_Baxijiao_AAA, whole genome shotgun sequence genome, one window contains:
- the LOC135608386 gene encoding BAG family molecular chaperone regulator 7-like — protein MSGFRPFDLFDPLLPSFAYLESSLSTFTSPLSRPLALVDELHHHHRSLDFALDLLNPSPFPPVDLPSQCLLPSPLTAPLDLLAAADPFGFERSAVASFKGLREPADTELCLRDLSDRVTALELGLGRAHSRDLDRKYTWTAEINGPRELGLDRKYKWMAAAKAGGERALKCTAEFKGAEEDEGFDRKFVWAANGKGVGERNVKWTTEFKGKGKDSPLSRTYTWASSTKPRDDDEEEKAAKKEKKKEKKAKEGTVHVVEIEEKNPGAIAIRKAFTKRCNKGKKKELTPQDAALLIQVTFRSHLARRSQILRCLRELAVAKARLKEIRAFFYNFSYRRRISKDAEECQRFSEKIIVLLLTVDAIEGPDYMVRAAKKSMVEELEAMLEVVDPQPSGKLGSMRRRKFDLPEAGQISKEMMVGVAEVVQLLDQE, from the exons ATGAGTGGATTCCGCCCGTTTGATCTCTTCGACCCCCTCCTCCCTTCCTTCGCCTACCTCGAATCCTCACTCTCCACCTTCACCTCTCCCTTGTCGCGACCGCTGGCGCTGGTGGACGAGCTCCATCACCACCATCGCTCCCTAGACTTCGCCCTTGACCTGCTTAACCCCTCACCGTTCCCACCTGTCGATCTCCCATCACAATGCCTCCTCCCATCCCCCTTGACCGCCCCCCTCGACCTCCTCGCCGCCGCTGACCCCTTCGGCTTCGAGCGCTCTGCCGTCGCCTCGTTCAAGGGGCTCCGCGAGCCGGCGGACACGGAGCTGTGCCTCCGGGACCTCAGTGATCGGGTCACCGCCCTCGAGCTCGGGCTCGGCCGGGCCCATAGCCGGGATCTCGATCGTAAGTACACATGGACGGCGGAGATCAACGGGCCTAGGGAGCTCGGGCTCGACCGAAAGTACAAGTGGATGGCCGCCGCCAAGGCGGGCGGGGAGAGGGCGCTGAAGTGTACTGCGGAGTTCAAGGGGGCGGAAGAGGACGAGGGGTTCGATCGGAAGTTCGTCTGGGCGGCGAACGGGAAAGGAGTCGGCGAGAGGAACGTGAAGTGGACGACGGAGttcaaggggaaggggaaggactCGCCGCTGAGCCGCACGTACACGTGGGCGTCCTCAACAAAGCCTCGTGACGACGACGAAGAGGAGAAGGCggcgaagaaggagaagaagaaggaaaagaaagcgaAGGAAGGAACCGTCCATGTGGTGGAGATTGAAGAGAAGAATCCTGGAGCCATCGCCATCAGAAAG GCTTTTACCAAGAGATGCaacaaggggaaaaaaaaagaactgACACCACAAGACGCTGCATTGCTGATCCAAGTGACCTTCAGGTCTCATCTGGCTCGCCGCTCCCAGATTCTTCGCTGCCTTCGAGAGCTGGCAGTGGCCAAAGCCAGATTGAAGGAGATCAGAGCTTTCTTCTATAATTTCTCTTATCGCAGACGCATATCAAAGGATGCAGAAGAGTGCCAAAGGTTTTCTGAGAAAATTATTGTTCTCCTCCTGACTGTAGACGCCATTGAG GGACCGGATTACATGGTGCGGGCAGCAAAGAAATCAATGGTTGAAGAACTTGAAGCGATGCTAGAGGTGGTCGATCCACAACCATCTGGGAAGTTGGGTTCAATGAGGCGTAGAAAGTTTGATCTTCCTGAGGCTGGTCAAATCTCAAAGGAAATGATGGTAGGTGTTGCTGAAGTGGTTCAGCTGCTTGATCAAGAGTAA